Part of the Arthrobacter sp. MMS18-M83 genome is shown below.
CCACCCCCGCCGAAGAAGGTATCGAAGATGTCCTGGAACGCGAATCCCTGGCCCGCGTAACCGCCACCGAAGCCGTTGTCGGTGCCGTTCTCGTTGCCCGTGGCGTCATACACACGGCGCTTCTGGGGGTCGGAAAGGACCTCGTAGGCGTGGGTCACGGCTTTGAATTCCTCGGCGGCGCCTTCTCCGGGGTTCACATCGGGATGCAGCTTACGTGCGAGCTTGCGATAGGCCTTCTTGATCTCCTCGCCGGTTGCTTCCGGTGAGACGCCCAGAACGTCATAGTGGCTGCTCAAAGTCGGTATCTCTTCCTTGTTGTACTGCGTTTCTTGCGAGACGGTTTCTGGCCGGAGCTGTCAGCCGCCCAGAATGCGGGAAAGGTAGCGTGCGACGGCGCGGACGGCCGCCATGGTGTTGGGATAGTCCATCCGGGTAGGACCAAGAATGCCGATCTTGGCACTGCTGCCCGGACCATAGCCGGTGGCGACCACCGACGCTTCGGAGAGCCCGTCGTAGGGGTTCTCGCGGCCGATGCTCACGGTGACTCCCCGAGGGTCTTCTGCCATGTCCGAGAGCAAGCGCAACATGACCACCTGTTCCTCGAGAGCCTCCAGAACCGGCCCGATGCTGAGCGGGAAATCCACGTTGGAGCGGGCCAGGTTCGCTGTGCCTGCCATGACCATGCGCTCGTCCCGGCTTCTGTCGGCCAGCCTCTCGAGACCATGGGCGAGGACACCGGCAAGGCCTCGAAGCGCTGGTGGGCAGAGGGCAACCACGGACGGCAGGACCTGCGGCATGAGGTCAAGCTGCGAGCCGGCAATGCTCCCAAGGAAACGTGCGCGCAAGGCCATCACATCTTCGTCCGTGGCATCGGCCCCTGCGTGCACCACGCCCTGTTCCACTTTGCCGGTATCGGCGATAAGCACTACCAAGACCTGGCGCGGTGCCAGCAGCACAAACTCAATGTGACGCACGCGGGCGCGGCTAAGGTGCGGGTACTGCACGACGGCGACCTGGTTGGTCAGTTGGGACAGGAGCCGAACGGTGCGCTCAAGGATGTCCTCGACGTCGTCGGGTCCCTCAAGCAGCGAGTGGATGGCCCGGCGCTCGGCGGCTGAAAGCGGTTTGACCTGGGAAATACGGTCGACGAACAGGCGGTAGCCCTTGTCCGTGGGGATTCGGCCGGCACTGGTGTGCGGTGCGGCGATGAGTCCTTCTTCTTCCAAAAGGGCCATGTCGTTGCGGATGGTGGCGCTCGACACTCCCAAATGGTGCCGTTCGACCAAGGCCTTGGATCCGACGGGCTCG
Proteins encoded:
- the hrcA gene encoding heat-inducible transcriptional repressor HrcA, which codes for MSEPRKLEVLRAIVEDYVHSREPVGSKALVERHHLGVSSATIRNDMALLEEEGLIAAPHTSAGRIPTDKGYRLFVDRISQVKPLSAAERRAIHSLLEGPDDVEDILERTVRLLSQLTNQVAVVQYPHLSRARVRHIEFVLLAPRQVLVVLIADTGKVEQGVVHAGADATDEDVMALRARFLGSIAGSQLDLMPQVLPSVVALCPPALRGLAGVLAHGLERLADRSRDERMVMAGTANLARSNVDFPLSIGPVLEALEEQVVMLRLLSDMAEDPRGVTVSIGRENPYDGLSEASVVATGYGPGSSAKIGILGPTRMDYPNTMAAVRAVARYLSRILGG